In Meiothermus cerbereus DSM 11376, the genomic stretch ACGTCGCGCCTTGTGAGCAGGCTGCGGGTGGTGGAATGGCGCAGCCGCTCGATCTCGGGGTTGATAGCGGCATCCTTCTCGATGAACAAATCGCGCCCCGGCACGTAGGCCTCGGGCTGGTAGTAGTCGTAGTAGCTGATGAAAAACTCCACCGCGTTCTGGGGGAAAAGCTCGCGGAACTCCGCGGCCAGCTGCGCGGCCAGCACCTTGTTGGGGGCCATCACCAGCGCCGGGCGCTGCAAGGTTTCGATAACCCGGGCCATGGTCACGGTCTTGCCGGTGCCGGTCGCGCCCAAAAGGGTTACAAAACGCTCCCCATCGCGCAGGGCCTCGGTGAGCGCTGCGATGGCCTGGGGCTGGTCGCCTTTGGGTTCGGGGCCCTGGTAGCGGAACATTAGCAGCTAGTGTACAGCCACCCAATGGATTATGTTTGTATCGAAACTCGCATTGGCAAAGTATGCTAACATAAACATATGAAGCGCACCACCATCTACCTGGATCCCGAACTCGAGCTCCTCCTCAAGCTCGAGGCCCGGCGTTCAAAAAAGTCGGTGGCCGAGATTATCCGCGAGGTACTGCGCAAAGGTATCACACCAAAACGCCCGCGCTCACGGTACGTCGGCGCTTTCGATAGCGGCCATACCACCGACGCCGAGCGTTTTGAAGAAGTGTTGGACGAGCTGGGGTTTGGTGACCCGGAGAACAGTTAATGCTCCTGGACAGCGGCATCCTTTTTGCCTATTACAACCGCCGCGATGAGTGGC encodes the following:
- a CDS encoding CopG family transcriptional regulator, whose amino-acid sequence is MKRTTIYLDPELELLLKLEARRSKKSVAEIIREVLRKGITPKRPRSRYVGAFDSGHTTDAERFEEVLDELGFGDPENS